A single Nerophis ophidion isolate RoL-2023_Sa linkage group LG26, RoL_Noph_v1.0, whole genome shotgun sequence DNA region contains:
- the rfxank gene encoding DNA-binding protein RFXANK, with protein MDIEEEDSWDSREDEDESLLNQSETLTNKQRGNEITVRPVSFDGLAIHQLAAQGKLSQLEARLNKDSSLLNKQDECGLTPLMWAATFGERAVVDFLLQKGADPRMIGRNRESALTLASSGGYVDIIESLLRHGVDVNTYDWNGGTPLLYAVRGNHIKCVEALLANGADLTTESESGYSAMALAVALGHKRIQKVLEAHILRLYKPAQR; from the exons ATGGATATAGAAGAAGAGGATAGCTGGGACTCCAGAG AGGATGAAGACGAGAGTTTGTTGAACCAATCGGAAACTCTCACTAACAAGCAGCGTGGGAATGAAATTACAGTACGCCCAGTATCATTTGATG GTCTGGCAATACATCAGCTTGCTGCTCAAGGCAAGCTGTCCCAATTGGAGGCACGGTTAAATAAAG ACAGCTCACTGCTGAACAAACAGGACGAATGTGGCTTGACTCCTCTTATGTGGGCAGCGACGTTTGGAGAGAGAGCAGTGGTGGACTTTCTTCTTCAAAAG GGAGCAGACCCCAGAATGATCGGGAGGAACAGAGAAAGTGCGCTGACGCTGGCCAGCTCTGGAGGCTATGTGGACATCATTGAGTCTTTACTCAGACATGGAGTTGATGTCAACACCTATGACTGG AACGGTGGGACTCCTCTTCTGTATGCCGTTCGAGGAAACCATATTAAATGTGTCGAGGCACTTTTAG CCAACGGAGCTGACCTGACCACCGAGTCGGAGTCTGGCTACAGTGCGATGGCGTTGGCAGTTGCTCTTGGACACAAAAGGA TTCAGAAGGTGTTAGAGGCCCACATCTTGAGACTCTACAAGCCAGCACAGCGCTAA